One Urechidicola croceus genomic window, ACCTACAATTGCTCGCACCATATTTCGCAAGAATCTGTCGGCAGTAATATGAAAAACTAACATATTATCTGTCTTTACCCAATAAGCTTCTTTAATATCGCAGTTGTATGTATTCACATCTGTATTAGACTTTGAAAAACATTTAAAATCAGTATAATTTAATAATATAGAAGCTGCTTTATTCATTTTTTCAACATCCAATTGATACCTATATAATTGCCATGTAGTATCTAGTAAAAATGGATTTCTCCCAAGATAAATTCGATATTCATAACTTCTACTTGTTGCATGAAATCGTGTGTGTGCTTTTTCATGAACTTTAAAAATATTATAAATAACTATATCTTCAGGCAAAAAATTATTTAATCGATCCAAAATTAATTGGGTATCAAATTCATTTTCAATATCAAAATGGGCAAACATTTGTGATGCATGAACTCCAGCATCTGTTCTTCCGGCACCCATAATATTAATGGGTGTTCTTAATAATTTTGACAAACCATCATTAATTTTTTCTTGAACCGAAATGACATTAGGTTGTATTTGCCAACCATGATAATTTGTACCTTTATAAGAAAGTTCTAAAAAATATCTCAACCTAAAAACCTATTTTTGTTGGTTACAAATATACGTTAGTATTTTAGATTGATTTTT contains:
- the truA gene encoding tRNA pseudouridine(38-40) synthase TruA translates to MRYFLELSYKGTNYHGWQIQPNVISVQEKINDGLSKLLRTPINIMGAGRTDAGVHASQMFAHFDIENEFDTQLILDRLNNFLPEDIVIYNIFKVHEKAHTRFHATSRSYEYRIYLGRNPFLLDTTWQLYRYQLDVEKMNKAASILLNYTDFKCFSKSNTDVNTYNCDIKEAYWVKTDNMLVFHITADRFLRNMVRAIVGTLINIGLGKNSIEEIVDIIESRDRSEAGFSVPAKGLFLTNIQYPKSKLKNE